Proteins from one Dysgonomonas sp. HDW5A genomic window:
- a CDS encoding YccF domain-containing protein: MRNLIGNLIWLVFGGWAIAIEYFMASIVMMITIIGIPFGLQSIKLGVLAIWPFGSKVVTIEESSGCLNTIMNVIWIIIGGFWIALTHVFFGALLCITIIGIPFGLQHFKFIKLALFPFGKRVVDA, encoded by the coding sequence ATGAGAAATCTGATAGGTAATCTTATATGGCTTGTGTTTGGAGGATGGGCAATTGCTATTGAATATTTTATGGCTAGTATTGTCATGATGATAACAATTATAGGTATTCCGTTTGGATTGCAATCGATCAAACTGGGAGTATTGGCAATATGGCCTTTTGGAAGTAAAGTGGTTACTATCGAAGAATCGTCGGGATGCCTCAATACAATAATGAATGTTATTTGGATTATTATTGGTGGCTTCTGGATTGCTTTGACTCATGTCTTCTTCGGGGCTCTTCTTTGCATTACTATTATTGGAATACCATTTGGTTTGCAGCATTTCAAATTTATCAAATTAGCATTATTTCCCTTTGGAAAGAGGGTGGTGGATGCCTGA
- a CDS encoding RidA family protein, translated as MKKVISTNNAPAAIGPYSQAIEVNGTLYASGQIPIDPATGDFVAGGIKEQTEQVFKNIKAILAEAGLTTSNIVKTTVLLSDIANFAAMNEVYATQFEGTFPARSAFAVRDLPKAAMVEIEIIAVR; from the coding sequence ATGAAGAAGGTAATTTCAACCAATAACGCTCCTGCGGCAATAGGTCCATATAGTCAGGCAATAGAAGTAAACGGAACACTTTATGCATCGGGTCAAATTCCGATTGATCCTGCTACGGGTGATTTTGTAGCCGGAGGTATTAAAGAACAAACGGAACAAGTTTTTAAAAATATAAAGGCTATTCTGGCAGAAGCAGGTCTTACAACCAGCAATATTGTAAAAACGACTGTGTTACTTTCCGATATCGCCAATTTTGCAGCGATGAATGAAGTGTATGCGACTCAATTCGAAGGAACATTTCCTGCTCGTTCGGCTTTTGCTGTAAGAGATCTTCCTAAAGCTGCAATGGTAGAAATTGAAATAATTGCAGTTCGCTAA
- the rlmB gene encoding 23S rRNA (guanosine(2251)-2'-O)-methyltransferase RlmB gives MKEKEMIFGIRAVIEAIEAGKEIDKIIVKRELQGDLFRELTAALESHDIPVQRVPVERIDRYTRKNHQGVIAFLSAVTYEKIEDIIPFLYEQGKSPFILVLDGLTDVRNFGAIARTCEVAGVDAIVIPARGSVTVNADAVKTSAGALMKIPVCKENSLTEAIHFLKNSGVKVVAATERAAQSYTEVDYTGPIAIVMGAEDVGVSNDNLRICDELVKIPQFGTIGSLNVSVAAGVLIYESIRQKGLNA, from the coding sequence ATGAAAGAAAAAGAAATGATTTTTGGCATACGTGCCGTTATAGAAGCTATAGAAGCAGGAAAAGAAATAGATAAAATAATTGTAAAGAGAGAACTTCAAGGCGATCTTTTCAGAGAATTAACTGCTGCTTTAGAGTCACACGATATACCTGTGCAGAGGGTTCCCGTGGAGCGTATCGACAGATATACACGCAAAAACCATCAAGGTGTAATTGCTTTTTTATCGGCGGTTACTTATGAAAAAATCGAAGATATTATTCCTTTTCTATATGAACAAGGAAAAAGTCCCTTCATTCTTGTACTTGATGGATTGACAGATGTGCGTAACTTCGGAGCAATTGCCCGTACTTGCGAAGTGGCCGGAGTAGATGCAATTGTTATACCTGCACGCGGAAGCGTAACGGTAAATGCCGATGCGGTAAAAACTTCCGCCGGAGCATTGATGAAAATTCCGGTATGTAAAGAAAATAGCCTTACTGAAGCGATTCACTTCCTTAAAAATAGTGGAGTAAAGGTGGTAGCTGCAACAGAACGTGCTGCTCAATCATATACGGAGGTAGATTATACAGGTCCTATAGCCATAGTTATGGGAGCCGAAGATGTTGGAGTTTCTAATGATAATCTTCGTATTTGCGATGAACTAGTTAAAATTCCTCAGTTTGGAACTATCGGTTCGTTAAACGTTTCGGTAGCTGCCGGAGTGTTGATCTATGAGTCGATCCGACAAAAAGGTTTGAACGCATAA
- a CDS encoding SMI1/KNR4 family protein: protein MNRIKQTAEKILGRPLEASEGVDIQSIEVAEKKLNVKFPQALKDFYLNVGKLALFTDAFEFFAKPKQIYIKSNKLVFLEENQAVLSWGIDLSDLGKEVVPVYHSPNIGDQESEVIWYTEALPLPDFLELIMFYQAASADADLQTRSKGGYPLSYVGYKSDLENAELWDKFQKDLSEKWEKVVDGNGLVIYWCKYGLLLYYSVQDLDTDVDDLIYLSTRKDFDLSDFKSKFGFQQLD from the coding sequence ATGAATAGAATAAAACAAACAGCAGAAAAAATACTCGGACGTCCATTAGAAGCGTCGGAAGGAGTCGATATTCAATCCATAGAGGTTGCCGAAAAGAAACTGAATGTAAAGTTTCCTCAGGCATTAAAGGATTTCTATCTGAATGTCGGTAAATTGGCTTTGTTTACTGATGCTTTCGAGTTTTTCGCAAAGCCCAAACAAATATATATTAAGAGTAATAAGCTTGTTTTTCTCGAAGAGAATCAGGCAGTACTTTCTTGGGGTATCGATTTGAGTGATTTGGGAAAAGAAGTTGTTCCTGTTTATCATTCGCCCAATATCGGCGATCAGGAAAGTGAAGTGATCTGGTATACTGAGGCTTTGCCTTTGCCCGACTTTTTAGAACTAATCATGTTCTATCAGGCAGCCAGTGCAGATGCTGATTTGCAAACAAGGTCAAAAGGAGGTTATCCTTTGAGTTATGTAGGGTATAAAAGTGATCTCGAAAATGCCGAATTATGGGATAAGTTTCAGAAAGACCTATCCGAAAAATGGGAAAAGGTTGTTGATGGAAACGGATTGGTAATCTATTGGTGTAAATACGGACTGCTACTTTATTATTCTGTTCAGGATTTGGATACGGATGTAGACGATTTAATATACTTGAGTACACGAAAAGATTTTGATTTGTCGGACTTCAAAAGTAAGTTTGGTTTTCAGCAGTTGGACTAA